A stretch of the Harpia harpyja isolate bHarHar1 chromosome 5, bHarHar1 primary haplotype, whole genome shotgun sequence genome encodes the following:
- the RPL7 gene encoding 60S ribosomal protein L7: protein MAEKDAKKVPSVPESLLKKRQAYAAIKAKRQKKMLAIKKFRKAQRKLIYARAQAYHKEYRHMYRQEIRMARMARKAGNYYVPAEPKLAFVIRIRGTNGVSPKVRKVLQLLRLRQIFNGTFVKLNKASINMLRIVEPYIAWGYPNLKSVHELIYKRGYGKINKQRIALTDNSLIQKRLGKLGIICMEDVIHEIYTVGKNFKVVNNFLWPFKLSSPRGGMKKKTIHFVEGGDAGNREDQINRLIRRMN from the exons ATGGCGGAGAAGGA CGCGAAGAAGGTGCCATCTGTACCGGAAAGCCTGCTGAAAAAGCGGCAGGCTTATGCAGCTATAAAAGCCAAACGTCAGAAGAAGATGTTGGCTATAAAAAAG TTCCGTAAGGCACAAAGAAAACTCATCTATGCAAGAGCCCAAGCTTACCACAAGGAGTACAGGCACATGTATAGGCAGGAGATCCGTATGGCCAGGATGGCCCGAAAAGCTGGCAATTATTACGTTCCAGCAGAACCAAAACTGGCATTTGTGATCAGGATAAGAGG TACCAATGGTGTCAGCCCTAAGGTTCGCAAGGTGTTGCAGCTTCTTCGCCTGCGTCAGATTTTTAATGGCACGTTTGTAAAACTCAACAAAGCTTCTATCAACATGTTGCGGATTGTTGAACCCTATATTGCATGGGG TTATCCCAATCTGAAGTCTGTGCATGAATTGATCTACAAGCGTGGTTATGGCAAGATCAACAAGCAGCGCATTGCTCTTACTGATAATTCCCTGATTCAGAAACGCCTTG GGAAGCTTGGCATCATCTGCATGGAAGATGTGATCCATGAAATTTACACTGTTGGCAAGAACTTCAAAGTTGTGAACAACTTCCTTTGGCCCTTCAAGTTATCCTCTCCTCGGGGtggaatgaagaagaaaacaatccACTTCGTGGAAGGTGGGGATGCTGGTAACAGAGAAGATCAGATCAACAGACTCATAAGGAGAATGAACTAA